In the genome of Flaviflexus ciconiae, one region contains:
- a CDS encoding acetyl-CoA C-acetyltransferase, protein MKYPRNVAVLGGNRIPFARAGKAYKNVSNQDMLTAALDGLVARFSLQGELLGDVAAGAVLKHAKDFNLTREAVLGSALDSRTPAIDIQRACATGLDGISLVANKIALGQIEVGVGGGVDSTSDAPIEVSNDLRALLHRLNTAKTTKDRLKVLKDIRPGHLKPSAPSAAEVRTGLNMGQHQALSTERWGITREEQDEIAYNSHKNLMEAYEKGFFDDLMTGYQGLDRDENLRVSTREKLASLKPVFGGSEGTMTAGNSTPLSDGASTVLIASEEWANEHGHQPLAYIRDIHTRSVDFVNGADLLSAPAYAAPEMLERHGLTLDDMDFVEIHEAFAATVAMILKAWEDEEFGKNELGLPGAFGTVDPAKLNVYGSSLAAGHPFAATGGRIVASTAKMLYEAGPGKLALISICAAGGQGTVALLESAR, encoded by the coding sequence GTGAAATATCCTCGCAATGTTGCGGTTCTCGGCGGAAACAGGATTCCGTTTGCCCGGGCTGGCAAGGCATACAAGAATGTCAGCAATCAGGACATGCTGACCGCAGCACTCGACGGACTCGTCGCGCGATTCTCTCTCCAGGGAGAACTGCTGGGGGACGTCGCGGCAGGGGCTGTGCTCAAGCACGCCAAGGATTTCAACCTGACCCGCGAGGCAGTCCTCGGATCGGCTCTCGACTCCCGCACACCCGCCATCGATATTCAACGGGCCTGCGCCACGGGGCTCGACGGCATCAGCCTGGTCGCGAACAAGATTGCCCTCGGACAAATCGAGGTTGGCGTTGGCGGCGGCGTTGACTCCACGTCGGATGCTCCGATTGAGGTCAGCAATGACCTTCGGGCTCTCCTGCACCGCCTCAATACCGCGAAGACCACGAAGGACCGGCTCAAGGTTCTCAAGGACATCCGCCCCGGCCACCTCAAGCCGTCCGCACCCTCGGCTGCCGAGGTCCGCACCGGCCTGAACATGGGCCAGCACCAGGCGCTCTCCACCGAGCGCTGGGGTATCACCCGCGAAGAGCAGGACGAGATCGCCTACAACTCGCACAAGAACCTCATGGAGGCCTACGAGAAGGGCTTCTTTGATGACCTCATGACCGGCTACCAGGGCCTGGACCGCGACGAGAATCTCCGCGTTTCGACCAGGGAGAAGCTTGCCTCCCTCAAGCCTGTCTTCGGTGGCTCCGAGGGAACCATGACCGCGGGCAACTCGACTCCGCTGTCCGATGGTGCCTCCACCGTTCTTATCGCCTCCGAAGAGTGGGCCAACGAGCACGGCCACCAGCCGCTCGCCTACATTCGCGACATCCACACTCGGTCAGTTGACTTCGTGAACGGCGCCGATCTGCTGTCCGCACCCGCGTACGCGGCCCCCGAAATGCTTGAGCGTCACGGCCTCACCCTCGACGACATGGACTTTGTCGAAATCCACGAGGCGTTCGCGGCCACCGTCGCGATGATCCTCAAGGCGTGGGAAGACGAGGAGTTTGGCAAGAACGAACTCGGCCTGCCCGGTGCTTTTGGCACGGTCGACCCCGCCAAGCTCAACGTCTACGGCTCCTCGCTTGCGGCGGGCCACCCCTTCGCTGCCACGGGCGGCCGCATCGTCGCCTCCACGGCGAAGATGCTCTACGAGGCGGGCCCCGGAAAGCTTGCCCTCATTTCCATTTGCGCAGCTGGTGGACAGGGCACCGTAGCCCTGCTCGAATCCGCACGCTGA
- the arsA gene encoding arsenical pump-driving ATPase, translated as MSLPELSTKFAFFTGKGGVGKTTVACSLATRTAGEGKRVLLVSTDPASNIGQVFGREIGSGGAELTDLVPGATSFDAVEIDPEAEAERYRESILGPVRGLLPPEVLATTEETLSGSCTVEVASFNRFVDYLTNEDITSHYDHIIFDTAPTGHTLRLLSLPGDWSSFIDKGAGDASCLGPMSGLEKNRQTYHEAVAALSDPAQTSLVLVARAQISTLQEANRSTGDLFEMGIKPTLLVINGILPVSAATDQLSESIYAREQALLDGLAANTELSAIKSVPTARIELNAKPVMGVDGLLHLGEADGNETSSAGPALEPGFTHSISNSHVGLSHLVDELAEGKPKLVLCMGKGGVGKTTVAQMLALELAKRGKPVHLSTTDPANHLDVSLEDRIKGLTVSSIDPDAVTASYREEVLASKGASLDADGYAQLEEDLRSPCTEEVAVFKAFSEVVATAQNQWVVLDTAPTGHTLLLLDATGSYHRELMRQSGRDDSATTLQHLQNTEVTRPILVTLPETTPMLEAQSLAADLSRAGIEPWAWVINQSLPATETSSPFLLRRANAQQEIINSVADQAGVPVVQLPVMLDHELCK; from the coding sequence ATGTCCCTTCCTGAACTGAGCACCAAGTTTGCGTTTTTCACCGGTAAAGGTGGAGTCGGAAAGACTACGGTTGCTTGCTCTTTAGCTACCCGTACGGCAGGTGAAGGTAAGCGAGTACTGCTAGTATCAACTGATCCAGCCTCGAATATTGGGCAGGTATTCGGCCGTGAGATCGGATCGGGCGGAGCAGAGCTAACCGACCTTGTGCCCGGCGCTACCAGTTTTGATGCGGTAGAGATTGATCCGGAGGCAGAAGCGGAGCGGTATCGCGAGTCTATCCTGGGTCCAGTTCGTGGCCTGCTGCCACCCGAGGTGCTAGCAACAACCGAAGAAACCTTGTCCGGTTCCTGCACGGTTGAAGTCGCTAGTTTTAATCGATTCGTCGACTATCTAACCAACGAAGACATTACTAGCCACTATGACCACATCATTTTCGATACCGCCCCGACCGGACACACTCTGCGGTTACTGTCCTTACCCGGCGACTGGTCTAGTTTCATTGATAAAGGCGCGGGTGATGCCTCGTGTCTGGGGCCGATGTCGGGGCTAGAGAAGAACCGGCAAACCTATCACGAGGCGGTCGCTGCTCTGTCTGACCCGGCACAAACTTCACTGGTTCTGGTGGCCAGGGCTCAAATCTCGACCCTGCAAGAAGCTAACCGTTCCACCGGTGATCTATTTGAGATGGGAATCAAACCCACACTGTTGGTGATCAACGGGATCCTGCCAGTGAGCGCCGCTACCGATCAGCTGTCGGAGTCTATTTACGCCCGGGAACAAGCACTACTTGATGGCCTTGCCGCAAATACTGAGCTGAGCGCGATCAAGAGTGTTCCAACGGCACGGATCGAGTTGAATGCCAAACCGGTGATGGGGGTAGACGGCCTGTTACATCTGGGCGAGGCTGACGGTAATGAAACTTCGAGCGCGGGCCCCGCACTAGAGCCGGGCTTTACGCACTCCATTTCAAATTCGCACGTTGGTTTATCCCATCTGGTAGATGAGCTAGCAGAGGGGAAACCGAAACTCGTCTTGTGTATGGGCAAGGGCGGGGTTGGGAAAACCACCGTGGCGCAAATGTTGGCATTGGAGCTCGCTAAGCGCGGCAAGCCAGTGCATCTGTCCACCACGGATCCTGCGAATCACCTCGATGTTTCCCTCGAAGATCGCATCAAAGGTTTGACGGTGTCATCTATCGATCCTGACGCGGTGACGGCTAGCTACCGTGAAGAAGTGCTCGCCAGCAAAGGCGCTTCTCTCGATGCCGACGGGTACGCACAGTTGGAGGAAGACCTGCGCTCCCCATGTACGGAAGAAGTGGCCGTTTTCAAAGCATTTTCTGAGGTCGTAGCAACGGCCCAAAACCAGTGGGTCGTCCTCGACACCGCCCCCACCGGGCACACCCTGCTATTACTGGACGCCACTGGGTCCTACCACCGCGAACTCATGCGCCAATCCGGGCGTGACGATTCCGCGACCACGCTCCAACACCTGCAAAATACGGAAGTGACTCGACCAATCCTCGTGACACTGCCAGAAACCACACCAATGCTCGAGGCACAATCCCTCGCAGCCGACCTGTCGCGAGCAGGTATTGAGCCGTGGGCATGGGTAATCAACCAGTCACTCCCAGCAACCGAGACATCATCACCGTTCCTGCTACGACGAGCCAATGCGCAACAGGAGATAATTAACTCGGTCGCTGATCAGGCAGGGGTACCAGTGGTTCAACTGCCCGTCATGCTCGACCATGAACTATGCAAATAG
- a CDS encoding metalloregulator ArsR/SmtB family transcription factor, translated as MTSQHAPNCCPAPAIADEGQCQDAADIFAALSDVTRLQLALFIYRCSPNPVCACSFPEVFNISRSTVSHHLTRLVNAGILGREQQGKWAYYSIAPDCDTQLLDVVAKHVPQQTTSRKGAAVTRILFACRQNAGRSQIAAAIAQELAKSDVTIMSAGTEPAEEVHPEVRDALAEIGLEPFAQPEKLDPAKVKTADWVITMGCGESCPIFPGTHHEDWEVADPSGEPVEVVREIRDEITKRVKELLTRIS; from the coding sequence ATGACCAGCCAACACGCTCCGAATTGCTGCCCCGCACCTGCAATCGCCGACGAAGGTCAATGTCAGGACGCGGCAGATATTTTTGCGGCACTCAGTGATGTCACGCGGCTGCAACTGGCTCTGTTCATATACCGCTGTTCACCGAACCCGGTGTGTGCATGTTCATTTCCCGAGGTTTTTAATATCAGTCGGTCAACCGTTTCGCACCATCTCACCAGGCTGGTAAATGCTGGCATATTAGGCCGTGAACAGCAGGGTAAGTGGGCCTACTACTCGATCGCCCCGGATTGTGATACTCAGCTCCTTGACGTTGTCGCTAAACACGTGCCTCAACAAACCACAAGCCGAAAGGGAGCCGCCGTGACCAGAATCCTTTTTGCCTGCAGACAAAACGCTGGTCGCTCACAAATAGCAGCTGCCATTGCGCAAGAACTAGCTAAATCTGACGTGACCATCATGAGCGCAGGCACCGAACCGGCCGAGGAAGTACACCCCGAGGTGCGCGACGCCCTCGCCGAAATAGGGTTAGAGCCGTTTGCGCAGCCAGAAAAACTTGATCCGGCGAAAGTGAAGACGGCCGATTGGGTAATCACGATGGGATGTGGCGAATCATGCCCAATTTTCCCCGGAACCCACCATGAAGACTGGGAGGTCGCTGATCCGTCGGGTGAACCGGTAGAGGTCGTACGCGAAATCCGCGACGAGATTACCAAGCGCGTAAAAGAGTTATTGACCCGAATCTCTTAA
- a CDS encoding winged helix-turn-helix transcriptional regulator yields MGGQTDPRSPDAPLEKCEAMEKIYNVLGKKWMGPIVDVLRQRPAHFTEIATTISISKRMLSARLKELSEIGVVERDESEGEILYSLTEAGKELGASLDVLRDWAIEHMMD; encoded by the coding sequence ATGGGAGGACAGACTGATCCGCGGTCTCCGGATGCTCCACTGGAGAAGTGCGAGGCAATGGAGAAGATCTACAATGTCCTCGGCAAAAAATGGATGGGACCGATCGTTGACGTCCTCCGCCAGAGACCCGCACACTTCACAGAGATTGCGACAACCATCAGCATCTCGAAACGAATGCTTTCGGCGCGCCTGAAAGAACTGTCAGAGATCGGAGTCGTTGAACGGGACGAGTCAGAGGGAGAAATCCTTTACTCGCTCACCGAAGCCGGTAAGGAGCTAGGTGCGTCTCTTGATGTGCTACGGGACTGGGCAATCGAACACATGATGGACTGA
- a CDS encoding MaoC/PaaZ C-terminal domain-containing protein, with translation MMVIEHDKLPTFGQTFSAAALQAVRMKAGKESEGTLPDTQARAKVTADRAVYADFAHLVGDSVATHLHPGYIHALGFPLTMSLLVRKDFPLPLLGMLHMTNRVTQTRGIEAGEEMEMIASIGNARPHYAGTLLDSVVTVLVDGEEVLVDTAGYLVRGSELGGPRPERPEREEFTPGIPTAQWKLGADAGQRYAKVSGDANPIHLNSLTSRPFGFKKPIIHGMYSASRAYSATGVGSNGPRDWFVEFEAPIALPGKVQFATSREGNRVSYEGWREGRGDKPARRHFNGYVERG, from the coding sequence ATGATGGTAATCGAGCACGACAAGCTTCCCACTTTCGGCCAAACGTTCTCGGCGGCCGCCCTCCAGGCGGTCCGCATGAAGGCGGGCAAGGAGAGTGAAGGAACCCTGCCCGACACTCAGGCCAGGGCAAAGGTCACCGCTGACAGGGCCGTCTACGCTGACTTCGCCCACCTTGTTGGTGATTCGGTGGCAACCCACCTGCATCCGGGCTACATTCACGCACTCGGCTTCCCGCTCACGATGTCGCTACTGGTGCGGAAAGACTTCCCGCTTCCCCTGCTGGGAATGCTCCACATGACGAACCGGGTCACCCAGACCAGAGGTATCGAAGCCGGTGAGGAGATGGAGATGATTGCCAGCATTGGCAATGCTCGCCCCCACTACGCGGGGACGCTCCTCGACTCCGTGGTAACCGTCCTTGTTGACGGCGAGGAGGTCCTTGTTGACACTGCAGGCTACCTGGTTCGTGGTTCCGAGCTGGGCGGGCCGCGCCCTGAACGGCCCGAGAGGGAAGAGTTCACTCCCGGGATTCCAACCGCCCAGTGGAAGCTGGGAGCCGACGCCGGACAGCGCTACGCAAAGGTTTCCGGTGACGCAAACCCAATCCACCTAAACTCCCTCACGTCGAGACCCTTCGGCTTCAAAAAGCCGATCATCCACGGCATGTACTCCGCCTCCCGTGCCTATTCAGCAACCGGAGTTGGCAGCAACGGTCCCCGTGACTGGTTTGTCGAATTTGAGGCCCCGATTGCTCTGCCGGGCAAGGTCCAGTTTGCGACCTCCCGTGAAGGCAACCGCGTTAGCTACGAAGGATGGCGCGAAGGCCGAGGTGATAAGCCAGCCAGGCGTCACTTCAACGGATACGTCGAGCGGGGCTAA
- a CDS encoding PepSY domain-containing protein has protein sequence MPTDEPYVPKAPTTTPSTESTEGPVIIETGPTNREIFDAIERAENALDGTAIAIHTVINSYVVSVIVDDELYEVTLAGTGIFTNLIGEQDPEIEDYLEGQVVTLADAIDAAGISVPGRVDSATITLLDEVPVYIITIEDEEALYEVTVDDLNAEVLEIVEIEE, from the coding sequence GTGCCAACCGATGAACCGTACGTTCCAAAGGCCCCCACGACCACTCCCTCAACAGAGTCAACAGAGGGCCCCGTTATCATCGAAACCGGCCCAACAAACCGGGAGATTTTTGATGCAATCGAGCGTGCCGAGAACGCTCTGGACGGCACCGCGATTGCCATCCACACTGTCATCAACTCGTACGTCGTCTCCGTCATTGTTGATGACGAGCTCTACGAAGTGACCCTTGCAGGCACCGGTATCTTCACCAATCTCATCGGTGAACAGGACCCTGAGATTGAGGACTATCTTGAAGGCCAGGTTGTGACCCTGGCGGACGCGATCGATGCTGCGGGGATATCCGTACCGGGTCGCGTCGACTCTGCCACCATCACGCTCCTTGACGAGGTGCCCGTCTACATCATCACGATCGAAGATGAAGAGGCCCTCTACGAGGTCACCGTCGACGACCTCAATGCCGAAGTGCTTGAGATCGTCGAGATCGAAGAATAG
- a CDS encoding 3-oxoacyl-ACP reductase: MKLDYLSFVRSGPGKFIAKKTGLPEPADLPRFKDRPQPILGPVLVLGNSQGTEDIANQLLAWDGDVRRHGDELDKIGSIIVVLDDIVEPGQTGPIIAELPAAFKKMKKGGRVITVSRTPLEDDPAVNAARAGLEGFIRTLAKEARYGTTANGILVDDDVELTSSSVIGALRFLLTAKSAFITGQTLRVSAEGGGIPTLWEQHLSGRVALVTGAARGIGAAIARTLHRDGAKVIILDVPAAGSALTDLANEIGAIPLQMDITADNAGERIVEELAKRDLKVNVFVHNAGITRDKYYVNMSEDRWNSVIDVNIAAQLRINNALLASDRIGDQFRLVSLASTSGVAGNAGQANYAYSKSAVMGMVAALGPILAERGGTANAVAPGFIETEMTGKIPAVQREVFRRSNSLKQGGLPLDVAETVSFLGSLPAGGYVGQTLRVCGQNLVGR; encoded by the coding sequence ATGAAGCTCGACTACCTGTCCTTCGTCCGGTCCGGTCCCGGCAAGTTCATTGCCAAGAAAACCGGCCTGCCTGAGCCGGCGGACCTGCCAAGGTTTAAGGATCGGCCGCAGCCGATCCTTGGTCCCGTGCTCGTCCTCGGTAACTCGCAGGGCACGGAGGATATCGCCAATCAGCTTCTAGCCTGGGACGGGGACGTCCGCAGGCACGGCGATGAACTCGACAAGATCGGTTCAATCATTGTCGTCCTTGACGACATTGTTGAGCCGGGCCAGACCGGCCCGATCATCGCCGAACTGCCTGCCGCATTCAAGAAGATGAAGAAGGGCGGGAGAGTCATCACGGTCTCCCGCACACCGCTTGAGGATGACCCGGCCGTTAACGCGGCCCGGGCCGGCCTCGAGGGCTTTATCCGCACCCTTGCAAAGGAAGCTCGCTACGGCACCACCGCCAACGGGATCCTTGTCGACGACGATGTGGAACTCACCTCTTCCTCCGTGATCGGAGCACTTCGCTTCCTCCTCACCGCCAAGTCCGCCTTCATTACCGGTCAGACCCTGCGGGTCTCCGCCGAAGGCGGAGGCATCCCCACCCTGTGGGAACAGCACCTGTCCGGCCGAGTCGCCCTCGTCACCGGTGCCGCCCGCGGCATCGGAGCAGCGATTGCACGCACCCTCCACCGGGACGGTGCGAAGGTCATCATCCTCGATGTACCCGCCGCGGGGAGCGCCCTCACCGATCTCGCGAACGAGATCGGCGCGATTCCGTTGCAGATGGACATCACGGCCGACAACGCCGGTGAACGAATCGTTGAGGAACTCGCAAAGCGTGACCTCAAGGTCAACGTCTTCGTGCACAATGCCGGAATTACGCGCGATAAGTACTACGTCAACATGAGCGAGGACCGCTGGAACTCCGTCATTGACGTCAACATTGCCGCCCAGCTCCGCATTAACAATGCACTGCTTGCCTCCGACCGGATTGGCGACCAGTTCCGTCTCGTATCCCTGGCTTCCACCTCCGGAGTTGCCGGCAATGCTGGCCAGGCAAACTACGCCTACTCGAAATCCGCCGTCATGGGCATGGTAGCGGCCCTCGGCCCGATCCTCGCCGAGCGCGGCGGCACCGCTAACGCCGTTGCCCCGGGCTTTATTGAGACTGAAATGACGGGGAAGATCCCCGCCGTTCAGCGCGAAGTGTTCCGCCGTAGCAACTCCCTCAAGCAGGGTGGTCTCCCCCTCGACGTCGCCGAAACGGTCTCGTTCCTGGGTAGCCTCCCCGCGGGCGGATACGTCGGACAGACCCTCCGGGTCTGTGGACAAAACCTTGTGGGGCGATGA
- a CDS encoding TetR/AcrR family transcriptional regulator, with amino-acid sequence MNPTTSTDRRSTRWDSHREQRRAELIDVARKLIHTDGPDVTMAAIAAASGTSKSIVYRYFQDKDELKRALGDSILSRMTHRLEEGVRAGSTPEESIRAMVRMYVDSAASSTNVYRFITQPSEGLNQFLADCSTLIAEAMDDELPEDRRDLWAVGATGFVNATFKWWMESDRSMDKDSLITFIVQALLTGVLNDDDTTSSTHRS; translated from the coding sequence GTGAACCCTACTACATCGACCGACAGGCGATCAACGCGCTGGGACAGCCACCGTGAACAGCGGCGTGCCGAGCTTATCGACGTTGCTCGCAAGCTGATCCATACCGATGGTCCCGATGTGACCATGGCGGCGATCGCTGCCGCGAGCGGAACCTCGAAGTCGATTGTCTACCGGTACTTCCAGGATAAAGACGAGCTTAAGCGAGCGCTAGGTGATTCGATTTTGTCCCGGATGACACATCGCCTTGAAGAGGGCGTCCGGGCGGGATCCACCCCGGAAGAATCAATCAGGGCAATGGTTCGGATGTACGTGGATTCGGCGGCTAGTTCCACCAATGTTTACCGGTTCATCACTCAGCCCTCCGAGGGCCTCAACCAGTTCCTTGCCGACTGCTCCACTCTGATCGCGGAAGCGATGGATGACGAGCTACCGGAAGACCGCCGCGACTTGTGGGCGGTCGGAGCCACCGGATTCGTCAACGCCACGTTCAAGTGGTGGATGGAGTCGGACCGCTCGATGGACAAGGACAGCCTCATCACATTTATTGTTCAAGCACTGCTCACGGGAGTTCTCAATGACGACGACACTACCTCCAGTACCCACAGGAGCTAA
- a CDS encoding acyl-CoA dehydrogenase family protein: MTTTLPPVPTGANDAGAVANATGPISANESSESPTESHLHVDDDHRIDINGLTKVLDGRWRDMRDYGRSIAADPDFARPMNISKEDHRELTLRRLKKLAERNWSEQMLPKSLGGTNNPGGNLAAFEELVAGDPSVQIKAGVQFGLFASAILHLGTEEHHKKWLAPTMSLDLPGVYAMTEIGHGSDVSAVGTTATYDPETEEFVIDTPFRAATKEFLGNAALHGHAAVVFAHLITNGVNHGVHCFFVPIREDGKILPGVSVEDDGEKGGLNGIDNGRLAFDHVRVPRTNLLNRYGDVAADGTYSSDIASPGRRFFTMLTTLVQGRVSLSGAAINAAELALGIAVTYATQRRQFADFTGINEVVLLDYQLHQKRLFPLLARTYASAFAQEDLLQAFHEVFSGEGDTEDNRIDLETMAAALKPTSSWLALDTIQACREACGGAGYMAENRLVGLHDDLDVYATFEGDNHVLLQLVGKRLLGEYANSMKDMDTGNVTKFIASRAETISTRHTPWRRLLQSAADLGSVRRTAASLRDPSLQVELISSRAEGLIEELSLDLRQASSMSKQDAAALVNSHQAELIDAAKAHVDLILLTAFNNGLEKIEDKETKAVLVRLRDLFALTTIKRELAWYLMHGHLSHGRARTLDDYINRLLTKIRPHALDLVAAFGYTQEHWRAPISSGLERQRQEEAADYYRRHRASNDAPIDEKVLYKREQDAKKKAERNKAS; the protein is encoded by the coding sequence ATGACGACGACACTACCTCCAGTACCCACAGGAGCTAACGACGCAGGGGCCGTGGCCAATGCCACCGGCCCTATCTCGGCTAACGAGTCGAGCGAAAGCCCCACCGAATCCCATCTTCATGTCGACGACGATCACCGGATCGACATTAACGGCCTCACCAAGGTTCTTGACGGTAGGTGGCGCGACATGAGGGACTACGGCCGGTCGATTGCCGCTGATCCTGATTTCGCGCGGCCCATGAACATCTCCAAGGAAGATCACCGCGAACTAACGCTCCGACGACTGAAGAAGCTGGCGGAACGGAACTGGTCCGAGCAGATGCTCCCCAAGTCCCTCGGTGGCACGAATAATCCCGGCGGTAACCTTGCCGCTTTTGAGGAACTGGTTGCCGGTGACCCATCCGTGCAGATTAAGGCCGGTGTCCAGTTCGGGCTGTTCGCCTCCGCGATCCTCCACCTCGGCACCGAAGAGCACCACAAGAAGTGGCTGGCTCCGACCATGAGCCTCGATCTTCCCGGCGTGTACGCCATGACGGAGATCGGCCACGGATCCGATGTATCTGCCGTGGGAACCACGGCTACCTACGATCCGGAAACCGAAGAATTCGTCATCGACACACCCTTCCGGGCCGCCACAAAGGAGTTCCTCGGTAACGCAGCACTGCACGGGCACGCCGCGGTTGTGTTTGCCCATCTCATCACGAACGGCGTCAACCATGGCGTTCACTGCTTCTTCGTTCCGATCCGCGAGGACGGTAAGATCCTCCCCGGTGTTTCGGTCGAGGATGATGGCGAGAAGGGTGGTCTGAACGGTATCGACAACGGCCGGCTTGCCTTTGATCACGTGCGGGTCCCCCGCACGAACCTACTCAACCGTTACGGTGATGTGGCAGCGGACGGCACGTACAGCTCCGACATTGCCTCCCCCGGTCGCCGCTTCTTCACAATGCTGACCACCCTCGTCCAGGGCCGCGTATCCCTCTCGGGAGCGGCGATCAACGCTGCCGAACTGGCCCTCGGCATCGCCGTCACCTACGCAACTCAGCGCCGCCAGTTCGCCGACTTCACGGGAATCAACGAAGTGGTTCTTCTCGACTACCAGCTGCACCAGAAGCGACTCTTCCCGCTCCTCGCTCGCACATACGCCTCGGCCTTTGCTCAGGAGGATCTGCTCCAGGCGTTCCACGAGGTGTTCTCCGGTGAGGGAGATACGGAGGACAACCGCATTGACCTGGAGACCATGGCAGCGGCCCTGAAGCCCACCTCCTCCTGGCTGGCTCTCGACACCATCCAGGCATGCCGGGAGGCCTGCGGGGGTGCAGGGTACATGGCGGAGAACAGACTCGTTGGCCTCCACGACGACCTCGACGTTTACGCCACCTTCGAGGGAGACAACCACGTCCTCCTCCAGCTTGTTGGCAAGCGCCTCCTCGGTGAGTACGCCAACTCCATGAAGGACATGGACACGGGCAACGTCACCAAGTTCATTGCTTCACGGGCCGAAACAATCTCAACTCGACACACCCCCTGGCGCCGGCTCCTCCAGTCAGCCGCCGACCTTGGATCGGTCCGCCGAACGGCCGCCTCCCTACGGGACCCCTCGCTGCAGGTCGAACTGATCTCGTCCCGTGCCGAGGGCCTCATTGAAGAACTCAGCCTTGACCTGCGCCAAGCGTCCAGCATGTCCAAACAGGACGCGGCGGCTCTCGTCAACTCTCATCAGGCCGAGCTGATTGATGCAGCCAAGGCGCACGTTGACCTCATCCTTCTCACGGCCTTCAACAACGGTTTAGAGAAAATTGAGGACAAAGAAACGAAGGCAGTGCTCGTGCGTCTGCGCGACCTGTTCGCGCTGACAACAATCAAGCGGGAACTGGCCTGGTATCTCATGCATGGGCACCTCTCGCACGGCAGGGCACGCACCCTTGATGACTACATCAACCGCCTTCTTACAAAGATTAGGCCCCACGCCCTCGACCTCGTCGCGGCCTTCGGTTACACCCAGGAGCACTGGCGTGCCCCGATTTCCTCCGGTCTGGAACGGCAACGCCAGGAAGAAGCCGCAGACTATTACCGCAGACACCGAGCATCAAACGATGCACCAATCGATGAGAAGGTCCTCTACAAGAGGGAGCAGGACGCAAAGAAGAAGGCCGAACGGAATAAGGCTAGCTAG
- the arsD gene encoding arsenite efflux transporter metallochaperone ArsD: MIEFSSIRQSSKCKELIVRQIDIYEPALCCSSGVCGTDVDQALVDFNAALTALDKEGITVTRHNLASAPTDFAACEPVRAYVQVAGTDGLPVTVVDGTIVATGSYPQLDQLRQFAGVALEGQTTLPVVESGCIGGSGCC; encoded by the coding sequence GTGATAGAGTTTTCATCGATTCGACAATCATCGAAATGTAAGGAGTTAATCGTGCGACAAATCGATATCTATGAACCGGCTTTGTGCTGTTCTTCCGGGGTATGTGGAACCGACGTAGATCAGGCTCTCGTTGATTTCAACGCGGCGCTGACCGCCCTGGATAAAGAGGGCATTACCGTCACCAGGCATAATTTGGCGTCTGCCCCTACTGATTTTGCGGCTTGCGAGCCAGTTCGCGCATATGTTCAGGTAGCTGGCACAGACGGCCTGCCAGTTACTGTGGTTGATGGCACTATCGTTGCTACTGGTTCTTACCCGCAACTTGATCAGCTCCGTCAATTCGCGGGGGTAGCCCTGGAGGGACAGACGACTTTGCCCGTCGTTGAGTCTGGTTGTATTGGCGGAAGCGGGTGCTGCTAA